In the genome of Aspergillus luchuensis IFO 4308 DNA, chromosome 2, nearly complete sequence, one region contains:
- a CDS encoding protein phosphatase regulator GAC1 (CAZy:CBM21;~COG:O,T;~EggNog:ENOG410PGU8;~InterPro:IPR038175,IPR005036;~PFAM:PF16760,PF03370;~go_function: GO:0005515 - protein binding [Evidence IEA]), whose translation MPYTAPLKTSPSAQHIEHSELTPQSCPSSPTAVVSHHQRQHLPRSYSSTSYVRRHRRSPSSSKVFVFPEPEAHIKVDHVNDPHASIRTSPPPISDAVIPPGALISPPESANNSSDEEVSYPSQDGLQLKKLEAAVRSIEQRRVSSPERQLSEVQSSSSMAAIAGGPVQPPRPPLSREARKISHSRSVTETSIDRRQEEALTSSPEESDRDDEPPVRHPMVRKKSGELVRPALRPPSARRRPSSMPGTPTYAKAVHFDAQLEHIRHFLQLDKPQAVSADTSPVEDYDAAEEFPFKKGHRDMPAFEWELGLSNFPKDTPSRAKQRVRLERLHLSSDKNTMIGVVGVANLAFHKHVAARFTLDHWKTVSEVSAEYNDDPRRKPTQDGYDRFAFSIRLDDQANLERKTMFVCIRYNVAGEEYWDNNNSQNYQVNFRRVQKEMPQARAPPSARPRTNLPRSRSFAGSNSRPHSMPPSFDALSEMDKYISFGNPPTNGKKEHLGDDDPHDVEMVAPIRRDKQNHQVFGNRYDFEASLSAAMRTKPTHDRTTLTARAKSKFPSHGSHGHSSERKASHKEENAPLPSRGSQQPGPSDHHKPSTIVSGKPHRESSVYKELVDKYCFFGSGSMNYPSGAVGPVTGSPDYETRTGSNSSSSSVSPCSSPPMDGVYGGDSRHSPAAPSSPNHIGYQYLQPMQNSFMKDTQTPAIIQG comes from the coding sequence ATGCCATACACTGCGCCGTTGAAGACGTCGCCTTCTGCGCAGCACATTGAACACTCTGAACTCACTCCACAATCCTGTCCTAGCTCTCCCACCGCTGTCGTCTCTCACCATCAACGCCAGCACCTGCCTCGCTCGTATTCTTCCACCTCATATGTGCGAAGGCACCGACGAAGCCCTTCAAGTAGCAAGGTCTTTGTCTTTCCAGAGCCCGAAGCTCATATCAAAGTGGATCATGTCAACGACCCTCATGCTAGTATTCGAACATCGCCGCCTCCCATAAGTGATGCTGTCATCCCTCCTGGGGCTCTGATCTCACCTCCTGAATCTGCCAACAATTCAAGTGATGAAGAGGTGTCATACCCATCCCAGGACGGGCTCCAGCTGAAGAAATTGGAGGCTGCTGTGAGGTCCATTGAGCAGAGACGAGTGTCCTCGCCGGAGAGACAGCTGTCGGAGGTGCAGTCCTCATCGAGCATGGCAGCCATTGCTGGTGGCCCTGTTCAACCTCCACGGCCGCCCCTCTCCAGAGAGGCCCGCAAGATATCCCACTCTCGATCGGTTACAGAAACCTCAATTGACCGTAGACAGGAGGAGGCTTTGACTAGCTCTCCGGAAGAAAGTGACAGAGATGACGAGCCCCCGGTCAGGCACCCTATGGTCCGCAAGAAGTCTGGGGAACTGGTGAGACCAGCTCTTCGCCCACCTTCGGCTCGGCGGCGCCCATCTAGCATGCCGGGGACTCCAACTTACGCAAAGGCGGTTCACTTCGACGCTCAGCTGGAACATATCCGTCATTTCCTGCAATTGGATAAGCCTCAAGCCGTAAGTGCAGACACATCGCCAGTGGAAGACTATGACGCAGCAGAGGAGTTTCCGTTCAAGAAGGGTCATCGGGACATGCCCGCTTTCGAATGGGAGCTTGGTCTGTCGAACTTTCCTAAAGACACCCCTTCTCGGGCCAAGCAACGCGTTCGACTGGAACGCTTGCACTTGTCTTCGGATAAAAATACCATGATCGGCGTCGTTGGGGTTGCCAACCTGGCTTTCCACAAGCACGTTGCTGCTCGGTTTACTCTCGATCATTGGAAGACTGTTTCTGAAGTCTCAGCCGAGTACAATGATGACCCCCGACGGAAGCCTACTCAGGATGGCTATGACAGGTTTGCTTTCAGCATCCGGCTGGATGACCAAGCAAATTTGGAGAGGAAAACCATGTTTGTGTGCATTCGCTACAATGTCGCTGGAGAGGAGTACtgggacaacaacaactcacAGAATTACCAAGTCAACTTTCGCAGAGTACAAAAAGAAATGCCCCAGGCCCGtgctcctccctccgcacGTCCTCGTACGAATTTGCCTAGGAGCAGGAGCTTTGCTGGATCCAACAGTCGCCCTCACTCAATGCCGCCTTCATTTGATGCCTTGTCTGAGATGGACAAGTACATTTCGTTCGGCAACCCACCAACGAATGGCAAGAAGGAACATTTGGGTGATGACGATCCGCATGATGTTGAAATGGTGGCTCCGATACGTCGCGATAAGCAGAACCATCAGGTCTTTGGAAATCGTTACGATTTCGAAGCCTCCTTGTCGGCAGCCATGCGGACCAAACCTACTCATGATCGCACGACATTGACAGCTCGAGCAAAATCAAAATTCCCGTCGCATGGTAGTCACGGCCATTCGTCGGAACGGAAAGCAAGCCACAAGGAGGAGAACGCGCCTTTGCCTAGCAGAGGTAGCCAGCAACCAGGGCCCTCAGACCACCATAAACCCTCTACCATCGTTTCTGGCAAGCCGCATCGCGAGTCGTCGGTGTATAAAGAGTTGGTTGATAAATACTGCTTCTTCGGATCCGGATCGATGAATTACCCAAGTGGTGCAGTTGGTCCCGTCACGGGAAGTCCGGATTATGAAACCCGGACAGGGTCTAATAGCAGTTCCAGCTCGGTGTCTCCCTgctcatctcctcccatgGATGGGGTTTATGGTGGTGATTCTCGACACTCCCCTGCCGCTCCGTCGTCACCGAACCATATCGGATATCAATATCTTCAGCCTATGCAAAACAGTTTTATGAAGGATACGCAGACACCTGCTATCATCCAAGGATGA
- the HHF1_1 gene encoding histone H4 (COG:B;~EggNog:ENOG410PPJQ;~InterPro:IPR009072,IPR019809,IPR001951,IPR035425;~PFAM:PF15511,PF02969;~go_component: GO:0000786 - nucleosome [Evidence IEA];~go_function: GO:0003677 - DNA binding [Evidence IEA];~go_function: GO:0046982 - protein heterodimerization activity [Evidence IEA]) — translation MTGRGKGGKGLGKGGAKRHRKILRDNIQGITKPAIRRLARRGGVKRISAMIYEETRGVLKSFLESVIRDAVTYTEHAKRKTVTSLDVVYALKRQGRTLYGFGG, via the exons ATGACTGGAC GCGGAAAAGGAGGCAAGGGTCTCGGCAAGGGTGGCGCCAAGCGTCACCGTAAGATCTTGCGTGACAACATCCAGGGTATCACTAAGCCCGCTATCCGCCGTCTCGCTCGCCGTGGTGGTGTCAAGCGTATCTCCGCCATGATCTACGAAGAGACCCGTGGTGTCCTCAAGTCCTTCCTCGAGTCCGTCATCCGTGATGCCGTCACCTACACTGAGCACGCTAAGCGCAAGACCGTCACCTCCCTCGACGTTGTCTACGCCCTCAAGCGCCAGGGCCGCACCCTGTACGGTTTCGGTGGTTAA